The genomic DNA TCGACTCGGCAGCAACATGGCTCTCGAAAAGATTCAATTGAGGCGAAGTCATTTATGAATAAAAGTACGAAGTGTTGATAATATGAGAACACTTGTCTGCAGCTCACCAGACAGAGCCAGTGTTAATATCAAAGACGCCCTATTATCCTTATTCGAATGGACTGAAATCAACGATTTCGAAGGACAACCGATTTTTGCCCACGGCGAAAACATACTCGTCACAATAAATCAGCTCCATCTCTATGCAAATCATGTTGATCAAAGAATTTGCGAAGCAGTTGATCGTGAGATCACAGAAATCATTTTTCTATCGAGGCACAAGGCAGTGTCGGGGATACACACCTTGACGGTCCACCCGATCGGGAATTTTGGTGTTGCTGAGTACGGCGGATTTGATAGGGCGCTCGTCCCATCCGCACATCATTCGATGACTGAGATCTTGAGACAGTTGAAGAGATCAACAGAGGGTCTTCCATTCGAGGTCTCCTTCGAAGTCACTCACCACGGCCCTTACCTGGATAAACCAACAGCGTTCGTCGAGATCGGAAGCGATGAAAGTATGTGGGAAGACAAGAAAGCAGCAGAGGCGATCGCGAAAAGCATCATGCAGTTACAGATCTCCGTTAACCCAGTTCTGATCGGTATCGGCGGGGGGCATTATGCACCTCGGTTCACGGAAGTTGCCTTAACGAAGAGAGTTTCCTTTGGGCATATGATTCCAAATTATGTAATAGATAAAGCAGACGAAGACGATATGATAAAGATCATTAAGATGGCGTATGAGAAAACGCCTGGTGCTCAGTTTGCATACATCCATAAGAAATCGATGAAACGCTCAACTGTTACAAAGCTGAAGCATCTTCTAGATAGACTTAATATCGAGG from Methanomassiliicoccales archaeon includes the following:
- a CDS encoding D-aminoacyl-tRNA deacylase, whose translation is MRTLVCSSPDRASVNIKDALLSLFEWTEINDFEGQPIFAHGENILVTINQLHLYANHVDQRICEAVDREITEIIFLSRHKAVSGIHTLTVHPIGNFGVAEYGGFDRALVPSAHHSMTEILRQLKRSTEGLPFEVSFEVTHHGPYLDKPTAFVEIGSDESMWEDKKAAEAIAKSIMQLQISVNPVLIGIGGGHYAPRFTEVALTKRVSFGHMIPNYVIDKADEDDMIKIIKMAYEKTPGAQFAYIHKKSMKRSTVTKLKHLLDRLNIEAIESESLQEL